In Verrucomicrobiota bacterium, a single genomic region encodes these proteins:
- a CDS encoding dienelactone hydrolase, whose product MKNIKDRLQIIKRFLGLQLLITVNCLHGQPNHIDAIRQDAPELAHYGDYNVGVRTLSFNDPGRLDVLKMKEGNEPQHYDRSLTVEIWYPAQLTPGQLPGGQYSAMTRNPKITATLYGKGVRDAAALKQEGKFPLVIISHGYPGNRFLMAHLGENLASKGYVVASIDHTDSTYDDIQAFPSTLYNRPLDQRFILSQLATLSKNSSSFLNGFLNADTTAVIGYSMGGYGLVNNIGGGFSDDMGSDNPSLKRLLNRHTTGNSDYLSQLDSRIKAGVAIAPWGMTSKYWKPEDLKGIEVPVLYISGSVDVVAGYENGTRAIFENAVSSDRYLLTFQNAGHNAAAPMPVPVEILQSGDTVNPRHYIDSVWDNLRMNNITAHFVTAFLDYKLKGDTMAKTYLDLVPNAKDGIYSLENDRETGEHTYWKGFPLNTAMGLTLEHRFPGQ is encoded by the coding sequence ATGAAAAATATCAAAGACAGATTGCAAATTATTAAACGCTTTTTGGGTCTACAGCTGTTAATTACCGTCAATTGTTTACACGGCCAACCCAACCACATCGACGCAATAAGACAAGATGCGCCTGAACTTGCCCATTACGGCGACTATAACGTTGGAGTTCGAACTTTGTCATTCAACGACCCGGGTCGCCTCGACGTTTTAAAAATGAAAGAAGGCAATGAACCACAACATTATGATCGAAGCCTCACTGTGGAAATCTGGTACCCGGCACAATTAACACCAGGACAACTTCCTGGAGGCCAATACAGCGCCATGACGCGTAATCCAAAGATTACGGCCACCCTTTACGGTAAAGGAGTCCGCGACGCGGCAGCTCTAAAACAGGAAGGCAAATTTCCATTGGTTATTATTTCCCACGGCTATCCTGGAAACCGTTTTTTGATGGCCCACCTTGGCGAAAATCTGGCCAGCAAGGGTTATGTAGTCGCTTCGATAGATCACACAGACAGTACTTATGATGATATTCAGGCCTTCCCCAGTACTCTTTACAACAGGCCTCTGGATCAACGATTCATTTTAAGTCAGCTGGCCACGTTATCGAAAAACTCCAGCAGCTTTCTGAATGGTTTTTTGAATGCGGATACTACAGCCGTGATTGGATACTCCATGGGAGGTTACGGTCTGGTTAACAACATTGGTGGCGGCTTTAGTGACGACATGGGATCCGACAATCCATCGCTGAAACGATTACTTAATCGGCACACAACGGGAAACTCAGACTATCTTAGTCAGCTAGATTCTAGAATAAAAGCAGGGGTTGCGATCGCCCCTTGGGGAATGACTTCCAAGTATTGGAAACCGGAAGATCTTAAGGGCATTGAAGTACCCGTTTTATATATTTCAGGCAGTGTGGATGTGGTTGCGGGATATGAAAACGGTACGCGCGCCATTTTTGAGAATGCTGTAAGCAGTGACCGCTATTTATTAACGTTTCAAAATGCCGGTCACAACGCCGCTGCACCGATGCCGGTGCCTGTTGAAATTCTGCAAAGTGGAGACACGGTCAATCCCCGTCACTATATCGATTCGGTTTGGGATAACTTGCGCATGAACAATATCACAGCACACTTTGTTACCGCTTTTCTGGATTATAAACTAAAAGGTGACACAATGGCTAAAACGTATCTTGACCTGGTACCAAATGCTAAGGACGGTATCTACTCTTTAGAGAATGATCGCGAAACTGGAGAGCATACTTACTGGAAAGGATTTCCACTCAATACCGCTATGGGCCTAACGCTAGAACACCGATTTCCAGGTCAATAA